A genome region from Candidatus Latescibacter sp. includes the following:
- a CDS encoding NUDIX hydrolase, protein MTKLELPEFNYCPICGAPVRVIHREGRHRPVCMTCGHVIYVNPYPAAALVVLNNRQVLLTLRNIEPHYGEWCLPGGFLEWGESPEEGARRELLEETGITAGKISIMGAYDSITGARRHVLLLAYRVHDWQGEPTAGDDAAEVRWFEVGKTPPLAFKVHEKVLTDAMKTGGDT, encoded by the coding sequence ATGACAAAGCTTGAACTCCCTGAATTCAACTACTGTCCGATTTGCGGAGCGCCGGTCAGGGTGATTCACCGTGAGGGGAGACATCGGCCGGTCTGCATGACCTGTGGGCATGTCATCTATGTGAATCCCTATCCGGCTGCCGCGCTTGTGGTTCTGAATAACCGGCAGGTGCTGCTCACCCTGCGGAACATCGAACCGCACTATGGGGAGTGGTGTCTTCCCGGCGGTTTCCTGGAATGGGGTGAATCTCCTGAAGAGGGCGCCCGGCGGGAGCTCCTGGAAGAAACCGGAATCACCGCGGGAAAAATTTCCATCATGGGCGCGTATGACAGCATTACCGGCGCCAGGCGTCATGTTCTCCTCCTGGCCTACCGGGTTCATGACTGGCAGGGCGAGCCGACAGCGGGGGATGACGCCGCCGAGGTTCGCTGGTTCGAGGTGGGAAAGACCCCGCCGCTTGCGTTTAAGGTGCATGAGAAGGTCCTTACAGATGCGATGAAAACGGGCGGCGACACATGA
- the ruvX gene encoding Holliday junction resolvase RuvX, whose product MRILSIDYGERRTGLAITDELGLTAQGLDTVIADSEEEILKQVTEIVNKHGVGKILIGLPLNMDGSESEKSRKVRAFGEVLAGGTSLPVIYWDERMTTMQAKRVMAELEMKTFGNKHMVDRISAILMLQEYMKTLP is encoded by the coding sequence ATGAGAATTCTATCCATCGATTACGGAGAGCGGAGGACCGGCCTCGCAATAACCGATGAGCTCGGTTTAACCGCCCAGGGATTGGATACTGTCATTGCCGACTCGGAAGAAGAAATTCTGAAACAGGTGACAGAGATAGTGAATAAGCACGGGGTCGGGAAAATACTCATCGGTTTGCCTCTCAACATGGACGGCAGCGAGAGCGAGAAGAGCCGGAAGGTCCGGGCGTTCGGGGAGGTTTTGGCAGGAGGAACCTCGCTTCCGGTGATATACTGGGATGAGCGCATGACCACCATGCAGGCCAAACGGGTCATGGCCGAGCTGGAAATGAAAACTTTTGGCAATAAGCACATGGTGGACCGTATTTCCGCGATCCTCATGCTGCAGGAATACATGAAGACGCTTCCATGA